In Melanotaenia boesemani isolate fMelBoe1 chromosome 18, fMelBoe1.pri, whole genome shotgun sequence, the sequence TGTGGAAATAAGAAGAATCTGTCTTTGGATTCTACTCATTTCAAATAATCAGATTTacttaaatacaataaataaaaaggtttttaaacgTGTTGATTTCTCCTTTTTAACAAAACACACTGgtgttgtattttatatatagttAAAAAGCTCACCTGTACGATGAGGCATAACCTGAAAGAATCGTACTTCAATTTCAACACAAAAATGTACCAAAATCttttctaatattttcctgtttcttgTTTTGAGATGAAAgtgctgccaggtgtgtgtcagtCTCAGGTGTATGATTGGAACCTGACTGGCACCTGATGGATAGACAGATATTTCAGAATTCAGTTGTGGGGTGGTGCTCccatatctccagaatctgggaGCAAATGCCATCCTCCAGGAAGACAACCTTCTTccccacagagccaggatcatCATCCCAGAGTATCTCCAGAATTTGGTAGTGGAGAGGACTTGATGTCAGGAGCTGCATGTGGATCTTCCACATGCTACTAAGATCCCTGacagtgtaaaatgaataaagtgtaaaaCTGGCTAATATTTAACTcaaaacatcagtaaaaactACAGTTTTGAGGGCACTACCCAcacgtttagctgtgttgctcattccacagaagcacaaacTTTACAAGTGATACCTCGTTGTAAAGGTGGCTAATCAGGCTGTCAGAGGCTAGAAATAATCaagcaaacacaaatttccttactttatAAGGAAATTTGTAAAGCATAATATAAAGCTGAGCGGTCATTTtcacagaataaaataatactCTGATTTagcattaaagtttttttataGATATTAAAGCAAACTGGAAACAATACGTATCTTCAATCCTGAAACTCGCTGAAGTTCAAGAGCTGCTTTAAAAAGAATTCAAATCAAAGTGATTTGAATTATAAAGGTCAAAGGTAAATTTGAGTTGGGTTTTTTAAgttcaagttttaaaaaaggaggCTGATAGctcatgtgtttaaataaaaataaaatgggataaaattaagtttatataaaaaagatgaaacattgctttgtttttaaaaagtcaattatTAAATCAGAAGGgtgatttaataaaatacaacttCCACATATGAAGAggtgttgttgttttatcagTAATGAAAGtataatataataaagtaaAGGTATGCTGCAAGCTGGAGCGGAGTTTTTAAGGAGGAAGGTACATGGTTTTATCCTGCTGGGATTCAAACCAGTTAGCTTAGTTGGGGCAACCCAGTGCATGTGTGGGTCCAGAACATTAAATTTAGGTTAACTGTCGAGTCTAAATTATCCATTGGAGTGCGTGCTGAGTGTgtatggttgtttgtccatccCTGACCAGTCTGGGGCATATCCCACCTCCCACCTCGAAACAGCTGGGAAAGGCCATGTGCTTAAAGCTTAGGTGTAACAACAACCCAGACCAGGACTTCTTCTCTGTtccttgggggaaaaaaacattttaatttaaaacaacatagattaacaacaaaattatgaaaaacgTTTCACTTTCTGAGGCAAAAATTAGATTCGTACTGTTTGTAATCTAATTGGATTAAAAATGGGACAAAAAGTTTGGGGCATAGTTTTTACAGTATGTATACATTTTGCtcacagacacaaaacaaaaaatgttttagcatCAGAATTTCCTAAATATTAGCTGACAAAaatttaatcaataaataaaaataccaaaatcACAGGGAAGAAATGTCTGAGTTACAaataaaacgttttttttttgtgtaacaTGGTAAAAAAATTGATAATCCCACAGGAATCGATCGGAGTGGGTTTTCGTTTTTGACTGCTAGCCTCAGTTTCCATAAAACGACAGTAAGAAGATCCAGCTGTTAACGTCCAGAGGAGAAAACAGACATATCTAAAGGCTTAAAAAGGTCATTGAAAGGGGTCGCTGCCATCTTTCCGCCGTCCTTTGAAGTGGGATTTACTGTCAGCTGGGTGTGATGCTTCGTCACCGGAGTCTCTGCTTTGAACGGGAAGGAGTGCGTGCCAGAGATTCTCGCTGGAGATTTGGTCAAATCTCTTTGGTTGATGCCCAATAGCCCTGCAGCCTTTGAAGAGGCCTGAAAAGAAGGCTGCTGATCTGCTGAGTCTTTAGCGTTTTCATTGGTTTTCTCAGTGGACTGTTTGTAGCAAGTCAGTGTCTGAGGACCAGGAAAACAAcagtaaagaaacaaacaaaaaaagacattaagtTAGCAAGGAAGCAGGATGAGACacaaaacatgttcattttgttAGTTAAGCTGGACAGTTCTTATCTAAACCACTGATTCAAGTGAAGTTATTATACACACAGCCACCGCCTCGCTTCGTTTCCATGTGTGGATCAGTGGCTGAAACTATTCTGATGTCCTGTTTCTTCTTCCACAACCAGCAGGCCAAGAGTTGCCACCTCCACCCAAATAATCAAGTAAGTTTTCACTGAGGCTGTAATCTGGTCATCAGCTGTAGTTTGTTAAACATCCTTACACTATCAGCCCGTTTACTTCCTCCAACACATCAGCTTCTGTATCTGACTCTTCACTTGTAGCCAAGTAAATCAAACTTgttgaaacaaaatattttcagcTTCACTTGTCAGTAATTTATCATCTTGATCTTGTggttaaaacactgaaaaaacaccGACCACATCCTGACACACTCTTGCATTGCACAGTTTGCTCATTAAGAGCATTATTTAAAAAGCTGCTCGTCCTTCTTACAGTAGAGTCCGAGTTCTTCTGGAGTCTATTCTTTCTTCTACTCTCCTGCTGTTGCTTCAACAAGCCACACGCCGTGTTGTCCTTTTCACCCTCTGAAACCCAACAGACAGTTGCAGATTAAACTTGACAGATATTGCCTTGTTTTATTGACTATGAATCAGTAAGAATGAATAAACAGTTACCTGAGCAGACGCTGCTCTCACTCCTGTTCTGCTgctcttttttatctttgtatGGCTTCAGGCTCAAAAAGAGGGTTTTCAGGACTGAATCTGAAGACGTCTCAGCAGCTGAATCTACAGGAGGAGCACAGCTTGAACAGGTACTGTATTTTAGGAGTATGAATAAGCATGCATGTATGTGAGGTCTCGCATCACCTCTGGGAGAAGACACATCAGGCAGCTGCTGCTGAGTCCCACTGATAGATGGATCACTGGGATAATCGGACACCAGGCGGCAAACTGGAGTCATTCCCTGCTTTCCAGGATCATTTTCATTCTTGCAGGAGAATTTCAAAGATGCAGAGCTGTGAGAAGTTTGTTTGGCATCAGTTCTGGCCCAGAGCTGGACAGACGTTTCTAAACCAGAGGCTCTTTGTTTGAGGTTTGTATCCGTGACTGACTGCTGACTGCAGGAAGGAGTCGAGGAGTGAACCGTCTGAGACGGCAAACATGGGAAAGAAGCCGGAATCTCACCAAGAGGCGCTGCAAAAAGGCCGAGGAAGGATGAGGCAGAGGTTTTGTCTGTCACATCTGCAGGCTGTTGAGATGTAATACAGGCTTGAGGACAAGCTGGAGCTGTCACATAGTCCGATGCTGGTTTCACAGTTCTGGCTTGGGTTTTATTACATCCAACTGAAAAATGACCACCCTTTGACATTTTATTAGGACACTGTGGGGGGATTTTAGCAGAATTACGCTCCGGGGTGCTTGGTTTGAGGGTAAGTCGACCCCTTTTGGGGTTAAGGTGGATCTCAGTTAATTGTTTTACAGCAAAATGATGAACAGCAGCGTTTGGAGACCGTCTCGTCATAATAGAGCTAGTTACAGGAGCAGCTGTGCCCTTAAAGTCTTTGGAACCTAATGAGGGAGAAAAAGGCTTTCTGAAAGACTCAGTGTGCGATGCTGGACCAGAAAGGTTTGGCTTGAGTTCTGTTGGGTGTTTTGGAGGACTAGATGCTGACTTCTCTGCCTCTGTGACAGGAGAATTCAACAACCCCAGTTTGTCTTCATGGGAAGTGATCTGAGCATCTTTCTGACACCGTCGCACATCCTCACCTTGATTCTTGTTATCCTCAGATGCAAGAAAAACATCCGGGTAGGTCTTTGAAACCAGACTGGGGTGTCCCTGGAGGGATGGTAAGCTctggtatgtttttttcttgtgtaaGTCAGCTTCACTCGTTATATTCAGTGATACATTCTTATTCTGATTTTGTAAGCTAATTTTTGAGGTATAGGAAACAGTTTGTGCCCTTGGAGGAGAAGATGTTTGGCTGATTGGTTTATAAGACCTGAGAACAGCATCAACGGAGTAGGGAACTTCACTTTGGTTTACAGACCCTAAAGCAGAATCAGAAGCTTCCTCTGGGGCTGCAGACACAGATTTGGTTTCTTGACTTCCAGGAGTTGTAAAGAAACTGGGGAAAGGTCTGGACTGTTGATGTCCAAGCACAGCTTCTACTGAGTAAAGAACTGGCTCCACGTTAGCACAATCAGTTGATGGAGGGCTGTCAGGTTGGGCAGTGTCTGATCCATGCTCCTTGTTCTCTGCCAACTCTGCTGTCTGATGTACTGATGATGCCCTCTCAGCATCTGTGCTATGGTAAAAGCTAgtcctgtaaaacaaaaaccaagagGAAGTTCATACAAACCTGTGCAACCTCTGTGAGTGAGTTTTACATGGAGTATGTGTACCTGAGTGGCTGCAGGATTTCATCATGGTTCCTGTTTGCCTCTGTAATTTCCGATTCCTCCGAGTTCACCGGCTGCACTGACAACTTCTCTTTGGCTTTTACAAGTTCTTTGAGGTCATTTTCTCGTTTTATTGCCTGCAGTGAAACAAAAAGTTGTGAAGATGTGAAACCTGCTGGTGTTCTTTGACCTGGTCAGTCAGGGCTTTGCCAGTGGAGGCATCAACCGTGACACCTGGGCTGTGCGGTACTGCATTGAACAGGGTCACAGCATCCTGTCCCGAACCTTTGCTGAGAACACGGCACTCTGGTGAACGTAAGGGAGGCTTCGATCATAGCATGTCATGATGCAGAGGAGGCAAAGAGAACGGAGTCTTAGCTCGAGATTCTCACCAGGTCTAGAACTGTCACAACCTTTCTCATCGTACCAGATCTGTGCTGCTCTGGCTGGAGGAAGTCCAAACTACGAATAACAGCATTACTGAAATGAGAGAACAGCTGGCAGCAAGTCTGAGAAATATGGCTCCACTCACAACTAGCAGCATGCGACTGACCACAGCAGGATGTTCTGCTTCAGTCCTCTAACAGACAAAGGCGTTTTCAGTCTACATGACCAAGGACTGAGGGATTTCCATGGCAGGCGTGTAACATGGGCGACCTGGCAGGTGCATTTCGTGCGGTCACCAGGAGAGTGTGTTTAACTGGGAAAGcgacagaatcaaagctgcagtGTTGAAGAGGAACTTCGTGCAGTTTTCCTTCCACTTTAgctcaatattcattcaacctTTTCTCACGTGGATTGTATTGTGGCTTGGACTGAATGGttgtttattttccagtttCAACAGGCTCCCCAAACTAATTTAAAGCCTACATTTTTCACCTTTGACTGAGCTGCTGTCTCATCCTACTTATAATGGAATCAGCTGTTGACTCTGCACTACTGTTCTTTAAACGTGTGCACTTTTCCTGCTGTGGGACCACTCACCATTAAGCttcatggtttaaaaaaaacagctgggtAAATTATATCAGGTTCGTGTGTAAAATAAGATCTATGTTACAGCAGTAAAAGTAAAAGCCTgggagcttttctttttattttaatggtgaAGTAGTATTTTCTAAACTGTATGGTACTATTTAAGTTTTCCACTGTGTATATAGGCATTCATCATGTCAACAAATTACTTGCTAATTTGATCAGTCATCTAGTAATTTAGCTTCTTTATCCCTCTTTGGAACCGGCTCACTCATCTCTTTGTATTTGGTACTTTTCCTGCAGGATGTGTGAAGCTTTTGTGGTTCCAGTCTGGATGGTCACAGACAGGGTAAAAGTTTCTCAGTCTGTTCATTTTAAAGTAcccattaaaacaaacacataagcCTAAAGAGAGAACTGAAAGCATGGAGAGTAGAAGAAGTAGAAGAGAAGCGATATATGTTCTGGATGGACATTTTCATGCTCCAAATAATGCTCCCCATCTCTAAATTTTCATACAGAAGCATTGTTCTTGATACCAGTGCTGCTGATTTCTGTGCATGCTTGTAAAGGTGAGCAGGGCACCTTCTTGTGGTAACCAAGCAAGTTCGTAGGAAAATAGGGAGTGTATGGTGGTTTGAGAGGTGGCTGGAGGACCAAGACGGACAGCAAAGCTGAACCACTCTGGGCCCCTGAGCAAAGCCCTTAACGCCCCCAGCTGCTTCCCAGGTGGCAAAATATGGCAGGTAAATATGCTCTCTGGTAAATATACAGATGGGTAAAATGCAGTGGCTAATTCCCCATTCAccataaataaagtatttaataaaataaaaacaaagtcattAAAGCACATTACAATTCAACAAGGCCTGcaagaaagtctggctgcttggaagcAACATATGAAAAAATACGGGATTTTCCAAAACTTCTGCTATGTACCATACACACCTCATTCAACAGTCGCTCGGTGACCTCGTTAAGCGGCTCATGGGAAAACCTGCAATCTGTGTCTTGAGTACACTTTCCTTTTCTATGAAAGAACTT encodes:
- the LOC121629216 gene encoding uncharacterized protein LOC121629216 codes for the protein MAFPSLFTGLPSFGEDVRSQDRADRNQTNNEKRGRKRKTQTEQPESYNKRRCYQPKTNTAFDASKDSNTRAKFYQKPDSKSRHKHGNQNKEMINDHAHKSGSTNRLHKGQKNQTRSNSSVNKQQHQGKRREKNQQQHKNKGRPADKDRSRQEIRMKTRFMSDEFKEQNGVLVDGQLLCRHFIWGRCIKAEDCQLKHLQPYNDMIKEVCKFYIQGFCTKGESCPYMHKSFPCKFFHRKGKCTQDTDCRFSHEPLNEVTERLLNEAIKRENDLKELVKAKEKLSVQPVNSEESEITEANRNHDEILQPLRTSFYHSTDAERASSVHQTAELAENKEHGSDTAQPDSPPSTDCANVEPVLYSVEAVLGHQQSRPFPSFFTTPGSQETKSVSAAPEEASDSALGSVNQSEVPYSVDAVLRSYKPISQTSSPPRAQTVSYTSKISLQNQNKNVSLNITSEADLHKKKTYQSLPSLQGHPSLVSKTYPDVFLASEDNKNQGEDVRRCQKDAQITSHEDKLGLLNSPVTEAEKSASSPPKHPTELKPNLSGPASHTESFRKPFSPSLGSKDFKGTAAPVTSSIMTRRSPNAAVHHFAVKQLTEIHLNPKRGRLTLKPSTPERNSAKIPPQCPNKMSKGGHFSVGCNKTQARTVKPASDYVTAPACPQACITSQQPADVTDKTSASSFLGLFAAPLGEIPASFPCLPSQTVHSSTPSCSQQSVTDTNLKQRASGLETSVQLWARTDAKQTSHSSASLKFSCKNENDPGKQGMTPVCRLVSDYPSDPSISGTQQQLPDVSSPRDSAAETSSDSVLKTLFLSLKPYKDKKEQQNRSESSVCSEGEKDNTACGLLKQQQESRRKNRLQKNSDSTTLTCYKQSTEKTNENAKDSADQQPSFQASSKAAGLLGINQRDLTKSPARISGTHSFPFKAETPVTKHHTQLTVNPTSKDGGKMAATPFNDLFKPLDMSVFSSGR